From a region of the Osmia lignaria lignaria isolate PbOS001 chromosome 10, iyOsmLign1, whole genome shotgun sequence genome:
- the LOC117611936 gene encoding serine/threonine-protein phosphatase PGAM5, mitochondrial has product MPVSSNFRKWITGFGAISSAVFFHPNDNDNNEVPQEDNPWMPLSSSWAKWNHNWDRRDPKSLINPKKAGSGIDENTYNKELIHKTSKAICHIILIRHGQYNTKAKTEAEGTLTDLGRQQAEITGKRLQELGFPYNSLIHSTMIRAQETAEIIQKNLKNVEVKNDSLLNEGAPIQPEPMIHWRPEVNFFRDGPRIEAAFRKYFHRADPSQEKDSYTILVCHANVIRYFVCRALQFPPQSWFRLSLSHASITWITIYPDGIVTLWIFGDTAHMKPQFIS; this is encoded by the exons ATGCCTGTAAGTTCAAATTTTAGGAAATGGATCACAGGATTTGGTGCAATAAGTAGTGCTGTTTTTTTTCATccaaatgataatgataataatgagGTACCACAAGAAGATAATCCTTGGATGCCACTCTCATCATCTTGGGCTAAATGGAATCATAATTGGGATAG aagAGATCCAAAAAGTTTAATAAACCCAAAGAAAGCAGGCAGTGGGATTGATGAAAATACATACAACAAAGAATTAATACATAAAACATCAAAAGCAATATGTCACATCATTTTGATTCGTCATGGACAATATAATACAAAAGCCAAAACAGAGGCAGAAGGAACACTTACAGATCTAG GCAGACAACAGGCTGAGATAACAGGAAAGAGATTACAGGAATTGGGATTTCCATATAATTCACTTATACATTCAACTATGATTCGAGCACAGGAGACTGCTGAAATTATACAGAAAAATCTTAAGAATGTAGAAGTAAAGAATGATTCACTTCTTAATGAAGGTGCACCAATTCAACCTGAGCCAATGATCCATTGGAGGCCTGAAGTAAAT TTTTTTAGAGATGGACCGAGAATAGAAGCGGCATTTAGGAAATATTTTCATCGCGCAGATCCTAGCCAAGAGAAAGATTCTTATACAATTCTTGTTTGCCATGCAAATGTCATTAGATATTTTGTATGCCG AGCTCTACAATTTCCACCACAAAGTTGGTTCCGTCTAAGTTTAAGCCATGCGAGTATTACATGGATCACCATTTACCCTGATGGCATTGTAACATTATGGATTTTTGGTGATACAGCTCATATGAAACcacaatttatttcataa
- the LOC117611934 gene encoding E3 ubiquitin-protein ligase TRIM33 isoform X1, which translates to METRTNELLTTGPLATVKEEPLDHSGAKQDMQPSQVQGVCIEEECEQRIECTTDGQENETRAFLSKCVFCGKTFTFGDDPKLLECLHAACTACVNSKLSDHNTSVDVDVLLESNVIACQICNVTTQAENLIENRFLSKFIEEDNSPGTDDESKETEEEKKCTSCHDNATATSWCVECEEFICQSCVLAHQRLKITKDHTIKPKDEVANDRDNVKKSSKKIPGCLFCTIHSHEQLSLFCQTCDRLTCRDCQLTEHRDHKYKFIHEIAAETRSSVSTLLKEVSYKRVLLKSAMKVIEDRQVLILEKKKSLVQDITQMVVQLTNAINTRGKQLVMRLNEVCDQKQNTLNEKKVALDQLSKLTDHCIQFVTHALKKGSDMELLYSKKSVTSHLQRIKSRRADIPNPEIPVRIHLSLEKVPDLIKVVSSIGAIVVDGRVYPSISPLGGVNAPYNESQTDQKQTTNLSNVHMDGSSVATPLPAATQPSNNMQQNSYQQVPLHLASQQQQQQPQSQNYMQHHPLNNMPPRSSPQAHQPRVPYAVNFNNRLQQPLMMQQRPLGSCHQQVTSSTHPHQQVHIDQLGQNTSLRGLLAHNPPPFRPSTNHVPYRLPPYRYPPNNSQRPVPPHTYQPPNTSISMPNMRLQQCNPTSLSTQHINYPIQQPAAARWHIPQNVNPCLPCYTSRHQTPSMPVPTNDTYKITLKNQQSNANQKYSTQTSTISDNPPQSQNAVSVGHTVSSSVPKTPSPVPAGKSDETEKSLDKFCQKSLNDLMLTIAKLDSNGIVVIPEAQRNQLDSTQVDSSTDEGMNPMTENSSDNSKNTAASMTKDDPNEDWCAVCMDGGDAVLCCDKCPKVFHLYCHIPSLRSFPDESETWQCMLCTNVLDCSDDPPEERKPNTMSAKELRIAQRIVLELYCQYEQSLPFREVVSSEIVDYHRIIKKPIALDVIRDKLKSKHPNHYTDLRQVMADIRLMFKNAFTYNPVESQVYQEARNLEEFFEKLLLKWAPNYAYDDPFLSADRDEDEEVFPPNRKYRRIVSD; encoded by the exons ATGGAGACTCGAACAAATGAGCTATTAACAACAGGCCCATTAGCTACGGTTAAAGAGGAACCGCTTGATCACAGTGGCGCGAAGCAAGACATGCAACCATCCCAAGTACAGGGCGTTTGCATTGAAGAAGAGTGCGAACAGCGTATTGAATGTACAACAGATGGTCAAGAGAATGAAACGCGTGCATTTTTATCGAAGTGTGTATTTTGTGGAAAAACATTCACTTTTGGTGATGATCCAAAACTTTTAGAATGTTTACATGCAGCATGCACAGCATGTGTCAATAGTAAACTCAGTGATCATAATACATCAGTTGACGTGGATGTCTTGT TGGAAAGCAATGTGATTGCATGTCAAATTTGTAATGTTACCACTCAagcagaaaatttaattgaGAATCGATTTCTTTCAAAGTTTATAGAAGAAGATAATAGTCCAGGTACTGATGATGAATCTAAAGaaacagaggaagaaaaaaaatgtactaGTTGTCACGATAATGCTACTGCCACAAGTTGGTGTGTGGAATGCGAAGAATTTATTTGTCAGAGTTGTGTTCtg GCACatcaaagattaaaaataacaaaagatcACACAATTAAACCAAAGGATGAAGTAGCCAATGATAGAGATAATGTTAAGAAAAGTAGCAAAAAAATACCTGGCTGTTTGTTTTGTACCATTCATTCGCATGAACAGTTGTCTTTATTTTGTCAAACGTGTGATAGGCTAACTTGTAGAGATTGTCAGTTAACTGAACACAGAGATCATAAGTACAAATTCATTCATGAAATTGCTGCTGAAACACGATCTTCGGTATCTACTTTACTTAAGGAAGTGAG TTATAAGCGGGTTTTATTGAAAAGTGCAATGAAAGTTATAGAAGATAGGCAAGTTCTcattttagaaaaaaagaaaagtttagtACAAGACATAACACAAATGGTGGTGCA ATTAACAAATGCAATTAACACAAGAGGAAAACAGTTGGTTATGCGTTTAAATGAAGTTTGTGATCAAAAACAGAATActttaaacgaaaaaaaagttGCTTTAGACCAATTATCGAAACTTACAGATCATTGTATTCAGTTTGTAACTCATGCTTTGAAAAAGGGTTCAGATATGGAATTACTATATAGCAAAAA ATCTGTTACGAGTCATTTGCAAAGAATCAAAAGTAGACGAGCGGACATTCCAAATCCAGAAATACCAGTTAGAATACACTTATCCTTGGAAAAAGTACCAGATTTGATAAAag tgGTTTCATCCATTGGAGCAATAGTTGTAGATGGTAGAGTATACCCTTCAATATCTCCATTAGGTGGAGTAAATGCACCATATAATGAGTCTCAAACAGATCAAAAGCAAACAACTAATctatcaaatgtgcatatggaTGGTTCTTCCGTAGCTACACCATTACCAGCTGCAACACAACCCTCGAATAATATGCAACAAAATTCCTATCAGCAAGTGCCTCTTCATCTAGCAtctcaacaacagcagcagcaaccacAATCGCAAAACTATATGCAACATCATCCTCTGAATAATATGCCACCTCGATCGTCACCACAGGCGCATCAGCCACGTGTGCCGTATgcagttaattttaataatagacTGCAACAGCCATTAATGATGCAACAGCGTCCTTTAGGAAGTTGTCATCAACAAGTAACATCATCTACACATCCTCATCAACAGGTTCATATAGACCAACTGGGACAGAACACAAGTTTACGCGGACTTCTTGCACATAATCCCCCTCCTTTTCGTCCTTCTACAAATCATGTACCATATCGCTTACCACCTTATAGATATCCTCCAAATAATTCTCAACGACCAGTACCACCACATACGTATCAACCACCAAATACATCTATTTCAATGCCTAATATGAGGCTTCAACAATGTAACCCAACTTCTCTTTCTACGCAACATATAAATTATCCTATTCAACAACCAGCTGCAGCTCGTTGGCATATTCCTCAAAATGTTAATCCTTGTCTTCCTTGTTATACTTCCCGTCATCAAACACCTTCCATGCCAGTTCCTACTAATGATACTTacaaaataacattaaaaaatcAGCAATCAAATGCAAATCAAAAATATAGTACACAAACAAGTACTATCTCCGACAATCCACCTCAGTCACAAAATGCAGTATCTGTTGGTCACACAGTCAGCTCATCAGTACCTAAAACGCCTAGTCCTGTGCCTGCTGGAAAATCAGATGAAACTGAAAaaagtttagataaattttgCCAAAAATCCTTAAACGATTTAATGCTCACTATCGCAAAATTAGATAGTAACGGAATCGTGGTAATACCAGAAGCTCAACGAAATCAATTAGATTCTACTCAAGTAGATAGTTCAACGGATGAAGGAATGAATCCAATGACTGAAAATTCATCAG ATAATTCAAAAAATACTGCAGCATCCATGACAAAGGATGATCCCAATGAAGACTGGTGTGCAGTATGTATGGATGGAGGAGATGCAGTATTGTGTTGTGATAAATGCCCAAAAGTCTTCCACTTATATTGTCATATTCCTAGCTTAAGATCGTTTCCTGA TGAAAGCGAAACTTGGCAATGTATGTTATGTACGAATGTTCTTGATTGCTCGGATGATCCCCCAGAAGAAAGAAAACCGAACACAATGAGCGCGAAAGAATTACGAATTGCGCAAAGAATTGTGTTAGAACTTTATTGTCAGTACGAACAAAGTTTACCTTTTCGCGAAGTCGTATCTAGTGAG ATAGTTGACTATCATCGTATTATAAAGAAGCCAATTGCATTGGATGTAATTAGAGATAAATTAAAATCTAAACATCCAAATCATTATACAGATTTGAGACAGGTGATGGCAGATATCAGATTGATGTTTAAGAATGCTTTTACATACAACCCT GTTGAGTCGCAAGTGTATCAAGAAGCTCGAAATTTAgaagaattttttgaaaaattattgttaaaatGGGCTCCAAATTATGCTTACGATGATCCTTTTCTTTCGGCTGATagagatgaagatgaagaagtaTTTCCTCCCAACAGGAAATACCGACGTATAGTTAGTGATTGA
- the LOC117611934 gene encoding E3 ubiquitin-protein ligase TRIM33 isoform X2: METRTNELLTTGPLATVKEEPLDHSGAKQDMQPSQVQGVCIEEECEQRIECTTDGQENETRAFLSKCVFCGKTFTFGDDPKLLECLHAACTACVNSKLSDHNTSVDVDVLLESNVIACQICNVTTQAENLIENRFLSKFIEEDNSPGTDDESKETEEEKKCTSCHDNATATSWCVECEEFICQSCVLAHQRLKITKDHTIKPKDEVANDRDNVKKSSKKIPGCLFCTIHSHEQLSLFCQTCDRLTCRDCQLTEHRDHKYKFIHEIAAETRSSVSTLLKEVSYKRVLLKSAMKVIEDRQVLILEKKKSLVQDITQMVVQLTNAINTRGKQLVMRLNEVCDQKQNTLNEKKVALDQLSKLTDHCIQFVTHALKKGSDMELLYSKKSVTSHLQRIKSRRADIPNPEIPVRIHLSLEKVPDLIKVVSSIGAIVVDATPLPAATQPSNNMQQNSYQQVPLHLASQQQQQQPQSQNYMQHHPLNNMPPRSSPQAHQPRVPYAVNFNNRLQQPLMMQQRPLGSCHQQVTSSTHPHQQVHIDQLGQNTSLRGLLAHNPPPFRPSTNHVPYRLPPYRYPPNNSQRPVPPHTYQPPNTSISMPNMRLQQCNPTSLSTQHINYPIQQPAAARWHIPQNVNPCLPCYTSRHQTPSMPVPTNDTYKITLKNQQSNANQKYSTQTSTISDNPPQSQNAVSVGHTVSSSVPKTPSPVPAGKSDETEKSLDKFCQKSLNDLMLTIAKLDSNGIVVIPEAQRNQLDSTQVDSSTDEGMNPMTENSSDNSKNTAASMTKDDPNEDWCAVCMDGGDAVLCCDKCPKVFHLYCHIPSLRSFPDESETWQCMLCTNVLDCSDDPPEERKPNTMSAKELRIAQRIVLELYCQYEQSLPFREVVSSEIVDYHRIIKKPIALDVIRDKLKSKHPNHYTDLRQVMADIRLMFKNAFTYNPVESQVYQEARNLEEFFEKLLLKWAPNYAYDDPFLSADRDEDEEVFPPNRKYRRIVSD; this comes from the exons ATGGAGACTCGAACAAATGAGCTATTAACAACAGGCCCATTAGCTACGGTTAAAGAGGAACCGCTTGATCACAGTGGCGCGAAGCAAGACATGCAACCATCCCAAGTACAGGGCGTTTGCATTGAAGAAGAGTGCGAACAGCGTATTGAATGTACAACAGATGGTCAAGAGAATGAAACGCGTGCATTTTTATCGAAGTGTGTATTTTGTGGAAAAACATTCACTTTTGGTGATGATCCAAAACTTTTAGAATGTTTACATGCAGCATGCACAGCATGTGTCAATAGTAAACTCAGTGATCATAATACATCAGTTGACGTGGATGTCTTGT TGGAAAGCAATGTGATTGCATGTCAAATTTGTAATGTTACCACTCAagcagaaaatttaattgaGAATCGATTTCTTTCAAAGTTTATAGAAGAAGATAATAGTCCAGGTACTGATGATGAATCTAAAGaaacagaggaagaaaaaaaatgtactaGTTGTCACGATAATGCTACTGCCACAAGTTGGTGTGTGGAATGCGAAGAATTTATTTGTCAGAGTTGTGTTCtg GCACatcaaagattaaaaataacaaaagatcACACAATTAAACCAAAGGATGAAGTAGCCAATGATAGAGATAATGTTAAGAAAAGTAGCAAAAAAATACCTGGCTGTTTGTTTTGTACCATTCATTCGCATGAACAGTTGTCTTTATTTTGTCAAACGTGTGATAGGCTAACTTGTAGAGATTGTCAGTTAACTGAACACAGAGATCATAAGTACAAATTCATTCATGAAATTGCTGCTGAAACACGATCTTCGGTATCTACTTTACTTAAGGAAGTGAG TTATAAGCGGGTTTTATTGAAAAGTGCAATGAAAGTTATAGAAGATAGGCAAGTTCTcattttagaaaaaaagaaaagtttagtACAAGACATAACACAAATGGTGGTGCA ATTAACAAATGCAATTAACACAAGAGGAAAACAGTTGGTTATGCGTTTAAATGAAGTTTGTGATCAAAAACAGAATActttaaacgaaaaaaaagttGCTTTAGACCAATTATCGAAACTTACAGATCATTGTATTCAGTTTGTAACTCATGCTTTGAAAAAGGGTTCAGATATGGAATTACTATATAGCAAAAA ATCTGTTACGAGTCATTTGCAAAGAATCAAAAGTAGACGAGCGGACATTCCAAATCCAGAAATACCAGTTAGAATACACTTATCCTTGGAAAAAGTACCAGATTTGATAAAag tgGTTTCATCCATTGGAGCAATAGTTGTAGATG CTACACCATTACCAGCTGCAACACAACCCTCGAATAATATGCAACAAAATTCCTATCAGCAAGTGCCTCTTCATCTAGCAtctcaacaacagcagcagcaaccacAATCGCAAAACTATATGCAACATCATCCTCTGAATAATATGCCACCTCGATCGTCACCACAGGCGCATCAGCCACGTGTGCCGTATgcagttaattttaataatagacTGCAACAGCCATTAATGATGCAACAGCGTCCTTTAGGAAGTTGTCATCAACAAGTAACATCATCTACACATCCTCATCAACAGGTTCATATAGACCAACTGGGACAGAACACAAGTTTACGCGGACTTCTTGCACATAATCCCCCTCCTTTTCGTCCTTCTACAAATCATGTACCATATCGCTTACCACCTTATAGATATCCTCCAAATAATTCTCAACGACCAGTACCACCACATACGTATCAACCACCAAATACATCTATTTCAATGCCTAATATGAGGCTTCAACAATGTAACCCAACTTCTCTTTCTACGCAACATATAAATTATCCTATTCAACAACCAGCTGCAGCTCGTTGGCATATTCCTCAAAATGTTAATCCTTGTCTTCCTTGTTATACTTCCCGTCATCAAACACCTTCCATGCCAGTTCCTACTAATGATACTTacaaaataacattaaaaaatcAGCAATCAAATGCAAATCAAAAATATAGTACACAAACAAGTACTATCTCCGACAATCCACCTCAGTCACAAAATGCAGTATCTGTTGGTCACACAGTCAGCTCATCAGTACCTAAAACGCCTAGTCCTGTGCCTGCTGGAAAATCAGATGAAACTGAAAaaagtttagataaattttgCCAAAAATCCTTAAACGATTTAATGCTCACTATCGCAAAATTAGATAGTAACGGAATCGTGGTAATACCAGAAGCTCAACGAAATCAATTAGATTCTACTCAAGTAGATAGTTCAACGGATGAAGGAATGAATCCAATGACTGAAAATTCATCAG ATAATTCAAAAAATACTGCAGCATCCATGACAAAGGATGATCCCAATGAAGACTGGTGTGCAGTATGTATGGATGGAGGAGATGCAGTATTGTGTTGTGATAAATGCCCAAAAGTCTTCCACTTATATTGTCATATTCCTAGCTTAAGATCGTTTCCTGA TGAAAGCGAAACTTGGCAATGTATGTTATGTACGAATGTTCTTGATTGCTCGGATGATCCCCCAGAAGAAAGAAAACCGAACACAATGAGCGCGAAAGAATTACGAATTGCGCAAAGAATTGTGTTAGAACTTTATTGTCAGTACGAACAAAGTTTACCTTTTCGCGAAGTCGTATCTAGTGAG ATAGTTGACTATCATCGTATTATAAAGAAGCCAATTGCATTGGATGTAATTAGAGATAAATTAAAATCTAAACATCCAAATCATTATACAGATTTGAGACAGGTGATGGCAGATATCAGATTGATGTTTAAGAATGCTTTTACATACAACCCT GTTGAGTCGCAAGTGTATCAAGAAGCTCGAAATTTAgaagaattttttgaaaaattattgttaaaatGGGCTCCAAATTATGCTTACGATGATCCTTTTCTTTCGGCTGATagagatgaagatgaagaagtaTTTCCTCCCAACAGGAAATACCGACGTATAGTTAGTGATTGA